In the Daphnia pulicaria isolate SC F1-1A chromosome 2, SC_F0-13Bv2, whole genome shotgun sequence genome, one interval contains:
- the LOC124327686 gene encoding uncharacterized protein LOC124327686, whose product MPERGEMFLIVEYIIGEHETEVEVVPSSWYSSGQCWWPPGAFARSTLEKKVAKSVDCDKATWDCYDARLIATFKTYAEAKAKLPLAIAGESVAPSSTDVDGHKKGKGKREKQKTRRYLSEDTSESSDDGNRKNKENSSRKKKKRSPARPSQNASVSANLSDTHMTLPPVPNGLNINTFFSSQSSNEVSHTRPRIESTENERSNSFDDRNGVTDEIMSSPVIPRQQLAVARKSTPSPSATIARKSTPSPSAPTHPEVDARKIGVILQRVEALARGIEVVKANQREVLDLLTLLLKNSAPPQPDLPSITELFQLPMKTIQDARNLTKLLKVQHNASKMKTFVIGIGGTTNSMVGRVMKSIMTYRCGSCFCYLGLNEDKVAFKSTTICEIVIDGVREAHNSLTRDAVEAKIKNWLRHCPRYASKQTDDGSQSGEDEEQEETS is encoded by the exons ATGCCAGAACGGG GTGAAATGTTTCTTATAGTGGAGTATATCATAGGTGAACATGAGACCGAAGTAGAAGTTGTCCCCAGTTCATGGTACTCATCAGGTCAGTGTTGGTGGCCTCCAGGTGCATTTGCTCGTTcaacattggaaaaaaaagtagcgaAGTCAGTGGATTGTGATAAAGCTACATGGGACTGTTATGATGCTCGCCTCATTGCTACTTTCA AAACGTATGCAGAAGCCAAGGCTAAGTTGCCTCTTGCTATTGCCGGAGAATCAGTTGCTCCCAGCTCGACTGACGTTGATGgacataaaaaaggaaaaggaaagcgagaaaaacagaaaacaagaaGGTATCTAAGTGAAGATACGAGTGAATCTAGCGACGACGGAAATAGAAAGAACAAGGAGAACTcgtcaagaaagaagaagaaacgta GTCCAGCAAGACCTTCCCAGAATGCTTCGGTATCAGCAAATTTATCAGACACACATATGACATTGCCACCTGTTCCGAACGGTCTCAacatcaacacgtttttttcttctcaatcTTCAAATGAAGTTAGCCACACCAGGCCAAGAATTGAATCTACTGAGAACG AAAGATCCAATTCCTTTGACGACAGGAATGGTGTTACGGATGAGATTATGTCCTCTCCTGTTATACCACGACAGCAGCTAGCCGTAGCTAGAAAATCAACTCCATCACCATCAGCTACCATAGCTAGGAAATCAACTCCATCACCATCAGCTCCCACCCACCCGGAAGTGGATGCAA GAAAAATAGGTGTTATCTTGCAACGGGTGGAGGCGTTAGCTAGAGGCATTGAAGTTGTGAAGGCTAATCAGCGGGAGGTGCTAGACCTACTGACGTTGCTGTTGAAAAACAGTGCTCCACCCCAACCGGATTTACCTTCCATTACGGAATTGTTTCAGCTGCCTATGAAGACTATACAGGATGCGAGGAACTTGACAAAGCTACTGAAAGTTCAACATAATGCATCTAAAATG AAGACGTTCGTCATTGGGATAGGAGGGACTACGAATTCCATGGTTGGAAGGGTCATGAAGTCAATCATGACCTACCGGTGTGGCAGTTGTTTCTGTTATCTAGGCCTGAATGAAGATAAAGTGGCTTTCAAGTCAACCACTATTTGCGAGATTGTAATTG ATGGAGTTCGTGAAGCACACAATTCTTTGACAAGAGATGCAGTTGAAGCGAAGATAAAGAACTGGCTACGTCACTGCCCAAGATATGCGTCGAAACAAACTGACGATGGAAGCCAGAGTGGAGAAGAcgaggaacaagaagaaacctCCTAA